From Acidovorax sp. FHTAMBA, one genomic window encodes:
- a CDS encoding ABC transporter ATP-binding protein/permease, translating into MRHHGEAAPSTPGPSAPATSDWATLHRLLPYLWQYKWRVIAAIVFMVGAKLANVSVPLLLKTLVDSMNFKPGDPATLLVVPVGLLVAYGALRLSTSLFTELRELVFAKATQGAARSIALQTFEHLHALSLRFHLERQTGGMTRDIERGVRGIESLISFSLFNVFATLIEVILVLSVLAVKFDAWFAWITLAALVLYITYTVLVTEWRTKFRREANEFDSAAHTKAVDSLLNYETVKYFNNEAFEARRYDESLERLRRARLKSQTTLSMLNTGQQLIIAVGLVAMLWRATQGVVDGRMTLGDLVMVNAFMIQLYIPLNFLGVIYREIKQSLTDLDKMFTLMDKEREVADAPGAQPLTGLSQPAVRFEDVHFSYETRKGNDMSTGRPILQGISFEIPAGKTVAVVGPSGSGKSTLARLLFRFYDIQQGRISIAGQEIRSVTQASVRQAIGIVPQDTVLFNDTVAYNIAYGRPGASQDEIEAAARAARIHDFIASTPKGYATMVGERGLKLSGGEKQRVAIARTLLKNPPILIFDEATSALDSANERAIQAELQGVAQNKTALVIAHRLSTVVDAHEILVMDAGRIIERGTHAQLLAQGGRYASMWSLQQEAPPESP; encoded by the coding sequence ATGCGCCACCACGGCGAAGCCGCACCTTCCACCCCCGGCCCCTCCGCGCCCGCCACGTCAGACTGGGCCACGCTGCACCGGCTGCTGCCCTACCTGTGGCAGTACAAGTGGCGCGTGATCGCGGCCATCGTGTTCATGGTGGGGGCCAAGCTGGCCAACGTCAGCGTGCCCCTGCTGCTCAAGACGCTGGTGGATTCCATGAACTTCAAGCCCGGTGACCCGGCCACGCTGCTCGTGGTGCCGGTGGGGCTGCTCGTGGCGTACGGCGCGCTGCGCCTGTCCACGTCGCTGTTCACCGAGCTGCGCGAGCTGGTGTTTGCCAAGGCCACGCAGGGCGCGGCGCGCTCCATTGCGCTGCAGACGTTCGAGCACCTGCATGCGCTCAGCCTGCGCTTTCACCTGGAGCGCCAGACTGGCGGGATGACCCGCGACATCGAGCGCGGCGTGCGGGGCATCGAATCACTGATTTCCTTCTCGCTGTTCAACGTGTTTGCCACGCTGATCGAGGTGATCCTGGTGCTGAGCGTGCTGGCCGTGAAGTTCGACGCCTGGTTTGCCTGGATCACGCTGGCCGCCCTGGTGCTGTACATCACCTACACCGTGCTGGTGACCGAATGGCGCACCAAGTTCCGCCGCGAGGCCAACGAATTCGACTCGGCTGCGCACACCAAGGCGGTGGATTCGCTGCTGAACTACGAGACGGTGAAGTACTTCAACAACGAAGCCTTCGAAGCCCGCCGTTACGACGAGAGCCTGGAGCGCCTGCGCCGTGCGCGCCTCAAGAGCCAGACGACGCTGTCCATGCTCAACACCGGCCAGCAGCTCATCATTGCCGTGGGGTTGGTGGCCATGCTCTGGCGCGCCACGCAGGGCGTGGTCGATGGGCGCATGACGCTGGGCGACCTCGTCATGGTCAATGCCTTCATGATCCAGCTGTACATCCCGCTCAACTTTCTGGGCGTGATCTACCGCGAGATCAAGCAGAGCCTGACCGACCTGGACAAGATGTTCACCCTGATGGACAAGGAGCGTGAGGTGGCCGATGCGCCGGGCGCCCAGCCACTGACGGGCCTCAGCCAGCCCGCGGTGCGTTTTGAGGACGTGCACTTTTCGTACGAAACCCGCAAGGGCAACGACATGAGCACGGGCCGTCCCATCTTGCAGGGCATCAGCTTCGAGATCCCGGCGGGCAAGACGGTGGCGGTGGTGGGACCTTCGGGTTCGGGCAAGTCCACACTGGCCAGGCTGCTGTTTCGCTTCTACGACATCCAGCAAGGCCGCATCTCCATTGCAGGGCAGGAGATCCGCAGCGTGACGCAGGCCAGTGTGCGCCAGGCCATTGGCATCGTGCCGCAGGACACCGTGCTTTTCAACGACACCGTGGCCTACAACATTGCCTACGGCCGCCCCGGCGCCAGCCAGGACGAGATCGAAGCCGCCGCCCGCGCCGCGCGCATCCACGACTTCATCGCCAGCACCCCCAAGGGCTACGCCACCATGGTGGGCGAGCGCGGGCTCAAGCTCTCGGGTGGTGAAAAGCAGCGCGTGGCGATTGCCCGCACCCTGCTCAAGAACCCGCCGATCCTGATCTTTGACGAGGCCACCAGCGCGCTGGACTCGGCCAACGAGCGCGCCATCCAGGCCGAGCTGCAGGGCGTGGCGCAGAACAAGACTGCACTGGTGATTGCGCACCGCCTGTCCACGGTGGTGGACGCGCACGAAATCCTGGTCATGGACGCCGGCCGCATCATCGAACGCGGCACACATGCGCAACTGCTGGCCCAGGGCGGCCGCTACGCCAGCATGTGGTCGCTGCAGCAGGAGGCCCCCCCTGAGTCGCCATAG
- a CDS encoding 2-hydroxyacid dehydrogenase codes for MKPVLLALMFLSEEHIAQMAQTFEVIYAPDAPQAAAAIAQHGSRVRVVLTIGAVGLSPTQIDALPALTLICALGAGYENIAVAHAKARGIVVATGAGTNDDCVADHTWGLLIAAQRRILPLDKATRAGIWRTALPLPPNVSHKRLGIIGLGTIGKKIAQRALGFEIEVGYHNRSARTDVPYRYFADVAALAAWADFLVVATPGGAATRHLVNADVLNALGPRGVVVNIARGSVIDTAALAAALREGRIAAAGLDVYESEPAPPAELLDLDSVVLTPHVAGWSPEAVQASVDRFLENARRHLAGEAPVSPL; via the coding sequence ATGAAGCCCGTCCTTCTTGCCCTCATGTTTTTGTCTGAAGAGCACATCGCCCAGATGGCCCAGACCTTTGAAGTGATCTACGCGCCCGACGCGCCGCAGGCCGCTGCCGCGATCGCGCAGCACGGCAGCCGCGTGCGGGTGGTGCTCACCATCGGTGCCGTGGGCCTGAGCCCGACGCAGATCGACGCGCTGCCTGCGCTCACGCTGATTTGCGCGCTGGGCGCGGGCTACGAGAACATCGCCGTGGCCCACGCCAAGGCGCGCGGCATCGTGGTGGCCACGGGCGCGGGCACCAATGACGACTGTGTGGCCGACCACACCTGGGGCCTGCTGATTGCCGCGCAGCGCCGCATCCTGCCGCTGGACAAGGCCACGCGCGCCGGCATCTGGCGCACGGCCTTGCCGCTGCCGCCCAACGTGTCGCACAAGCGGCTGGGCATCATCGGCCTGGGCACCATCGGCAAGAAGATCGCACAGCGCGCGCTGGGCTTTGAGATCGAGGTGGGCTACCACAACCGCAGCGCGCGCACCGATGTGCCGTATCGCTACTTTGCCGATGTGGCGGCGCTTGCCGCATGGGCGGACTTCCTCGTGGTCGCCACGCCGGGTGGCGCTGCTACCCGGCACCTGGTCAACGCAGACGTGCTGAACGCGCTGGGCCCGCGCGGCGTGGTGGTCAACATCGCACGCGGCAGCGTGATCGACACCGCCGCCCTGGCCGCCGCGCTGCGCGAAGGCCGCATTGCGGCAGCAGGCCTGGATGTGTACGAGAGCGAGCCCGCGCCCCCGGCCGAGCTGCTGGACCTGGACAGCGTGGTGCTCACACCCCACGTGGCGGGCTGGTCGCCCGAGGCGGTGCAGGCCTCGGTGGACCGTTTCCTGGAAAACGCTCGCCGCCATCTGGCAGGCGAGGCGCCGGTGTCTCCGCTCTGA
- a CDS encoding nucleotide pyrophosphohydrolase, with protein sequence MSLDVDALQARLRAFAAERQWQPFHTPKNLAMALMVEAAELTEIFQWMTPEQSRAVRDDPALREPIADEVADVLLYLLQLADHAGVDVAAAVENKLRKNALKYPVPGAEAGI encoded by the coding sequence ATGTCTCTGGATGTCGATGCCTTGCAGGCGCGGCTGCGCGCCTTTGCCGCCGAGCGGCAGTGGCAGCCGTTTCACACCCCCAAGAACCTGGCGATGGCGCTGATGGTGGAAGCGGCTGAACTGACCGAGATTTTTCAGTGGATGACGCCCGAACAATCGCGGGCAGTGCGCGACGATCCGGCGCTCAGGGAACCCATTGCCGATGAAGTGGCCGATGTGCTGCTCTACCTGCTGCAGCTGGCCGACCACGCGGGCGTGGACGTGGCTGCTGCGGTGGAGAACAAGCTGCGCAAGAACGCGCTCAAGTACCCGGTGCCGGGTGCCGAGGCTGGAATATGA
- a CDS encoding DctP family TRAP transporter solute-binding subunit: MKLRTFLTTALAAAAALAFTAPAAIAQTAYKSEYRMSLVLGPAFPWGKGGELWANKVRERTNGRINIKLYPGVSLIQGDQTREFSALRQGVIDMAVGSTINWSPQVKQLNLFSLPFLFPDYAAVDAVTQGDVGKSIFATLDKAGVVPLAWGENGYREISNSKLAIKSPADLKGLKIRVVGSPLFLDTFTALGANPTQMSWADAQPAFASGAVDGQENPLSIFTAAKLHSVAQKHITLWGYVNDPLIFVVNKEVWNSWTPADREIVKQAAIEAGKEEIAIARKGVIEADKPLLKDIAALGVTVTQLTPAEREAFVKATRPVHDKWKGQIGADLVNMAEKAIAARKQ; this comes from the coding sequence ATGAAACTGCGCACCTTCCTCACCACCGCCCTGGCCGCTGCCGCCGCCCTCGCCTTCACGGCGCCAGCCGCCATCGCACAGACGGCGTACAAGAGCGAGTACCGCATGTCGCTGGTGCTGGGCCCCGCGTTCCCCTGGGGCAAGGGCGGCGAGCTGTGGGCCAACAAGGTGCGCGAGCGCACCAATGGCCGCATCAATATCAAGCTCTACCCCGGCGTCTCGCTGATCCAGGGCGACCAGACGCGCGAGTTCAGTGCGCTGCGCCAGGGCGTGATCGACATGGCCGTGGGCTCCACCATCAACTGGTCGCCGCAGGTCAAGCAGCTCAACCTGTTCTCGCTGCCCTTCCTGTTCCCCGACTACGCGGCCGTCGATGCCGTGACGCAGGGTGACGTGGGCAAGAGCATCTTTGCCACGCTGGACAAAGCCGGTGTGGTGCCGCTGGCCTGGGGCGAAAACGGCTACCGCGAAATCTCCAACTCCAAGCTGGCCATCAAGAGCCCCGCCGACCTCAAGGGCCTGAAAATCCGCGTGGTGGGCTCGCCCCTGTTCCTGGACACCTTCACCGCCCTGGGCGCCAACCCCACGCAGATGAGCTGGGCCGATGCGCAGCCCGCCTTTGCCAGCGGCGCGGTGGACGGGCAGGAAAACCCATTATCCATCTTCACCGCCGCCAAGCTGCACAGCGTGGCGCAAAAGCACATCACGCTGTGGGGCTACGTGAACGACCCGCTGATCTTTGTGGTGAACAAGGAAGTGTGGAACAGCTGGACCCCGGCCGACCGGGAGATCGTCAAGCAGGCCGCCATCGAGGCCGGCAAGGAAGAAATCGCCATCGCCCGCAAGGGCGTGATCGAGGCCGACAAGCCGCTGCTCAAGGACATCGCCGCCCTGGGCGTTACGGTCACCCAGCTCACCCCGGCCGAACGTGAGGCGTTTGTGAAAGCCACGCGCCCCGTGCACGACAAGTGGAAGGGGCAGATCGGCGCCGACCTGGTGAACATGGCCGAAAAGGCCATTGCAGCCCGCAAACAGTAA
- a CDS encoding lysylphosphatidylglycerol synthase transmembrane domain-containing protein, whose product MSRAHKALLRGLLGLGLLLGVVVLADLSQLWQRLRQAQPLWLLAGLALALASNIVSALRWRALVQWLGAKMPCRSALRWYFQAMGLNALLPGAVVGGDVYRAVALRQSGEGAMAASASVVLDRLSGVWMLCVLGALGALASAPVLAPWAGVPAWALAGLAGLAAGLGLVLPWAGMRHLRRRKAPPHRWLAALHTLANQPDTGQRLLRQALASMAVQVLSAAALAAGAWALGVQAPWSAWAFAMAPIFLLAALPVSVGGWGTREAAAVLALAPFGVDAAGAVGAALVYGLYGLVQGGAGALAFGLGATRDNHP is encoded by the coding sequence ATGAGCCGCGCCCACAAGGCCCTGCTGCGCGGGCTGCTGGGTCTGGGCCTCTTGCTGGGCGTGGTGGTGCTGGCGGATCTTTCGCAGCTGTGGCAACGGCTGCGACAGGCGCAGCCGTTGTGGCTTCTGGCGGGGCTGGCGCTGGCGCTGGCATCCAACATCGTGTCCGCCCTGCGCTGGCGGGCACTGGTGCAGTGGCTGGGGGCAAAGATGCCTTGCCGGTCTGCGCTGCGCTGGTACTTCCAGGCCATGGGGCTGAACGCCCTGCTGCCCGGCGCCGTGGTGGGCGGCGACGTGTACCGGGCGGTGGCCTTGCGGCAAAGCGGCGAGGGTGCCATGGCGGCCAGTGCCTCGGTCGTGCTGGACCGGCTCAGCGGGGTGTGGATGCTGTGCGTGCTCGGTGCCCTGGGTGCGCTGGCCTCGGCCCCGGTGCTCGCGCCCTGGGCGGGGGTGCCTGCCTGGGCCCTGGCCGGCCTGGCAGGCTTGGCCGCCGGCCTGGGGCTGGTGCTGCCCTGGGCCGGCATGCGGCATTTACGCCGCCGCAAAGCGCCCCCGCACCGCTGGCTGGCCGCGCTGCACACACTGGCCAACCAGCCCGATACGGGGCAGCGGCTGCTGCGCCAGGCGCTGGCATCCATGGCGGTGCAGGTGCTGTCGGCCGCCGCACTGGCAGCGGGTGCATGGGCCCTGGGGGTGCAGGCACCCTGGTCGGCCTGGGCCTTTGCCATGGCGCCCATCTTTTTGCTGGCTGCGCTGCCCGTCAGCGTGGGGGGCTGGGGCACCCGCGAGGCCGCCGCCGTGCTGGCGCTGGCACCCTTTGGCGTGGACGCCGCCGGCGCCGTGGGTGCGGCCCTGGTGTATGGCCTGTATGGACTGGTGCAGGGCGGCGCAGGGGCGCTGGCGTTCGGCCTCGGTGCCACGCGGGACAACCATCCGTAG
- a CDS encoding glycosyltransferase family 2 protein has product MRDSSTTPPEVSIVVPIYNELENLPDLVERIHGAMATQPLSFELIAVDDGSSDGSAARLRELTDGRPWLRAVCLVRNYGQSAALQAGFDQVRGRYVVTLDADLQNEPQDIPLLLQRLETDPDVDMVSGWRHQRQDKALSRRLPSMLANRLISRSTGVHLHDYGCALKAYRRPIIDRIRLYGELHRFIPSLAKEAGARITEVPVRHHARTRGVSKYGIDRTFRVILDLMLIVFFMRYRHRPLHAFGGMGLWLATPGLLMLAWLAGLKLLGHDVGGRPLLITGVMLLLMGLQLIVAGLVGEMLIRIYHEGRGQPQFYAHEHDPLADTAPAAGPPDAPLA; this is encoded by the coding sequence ATGCGCGATTCCAGCACCACACCGCCCGAAGTCTCGATTGTGGTGCCCATTTATAACGAACTCGAGAATCTTCCCGACTTGGTCGAGCGCATTCATGGGGCAATGGCCACCCAGCCCCTGAGCTTCGAGCTGATTGCGGTAGACGACGGCTCCAGCGACGGCAGTGCTGCCCGCCTGCGCGAGCTCACCGACGGCCGGCCCTGGCTGCGCGCGGTGTGCCTGGTACGCAACTACGGCCAGTCGGCCGCCCTGCAGGCGGGTTTTGACCAGGTCCGCGGCCGCTATGTGGTCACGCTGGATGCCGATCTGCAAAACGAACCCCAAGACATCCCCCTGCTGCTGCAGCGCCTGGAGACCGACCCCGACGTGGACATGGTGTCGGGCTGGCGCCACCAGCGGCAGGACAAGGCCCTGTCGCGACGCCTGCCCTCCATGCTGGCCAACCGGCTCATTTCGCGCAGCACCGGCGTGCACCTGCACGACTACGGCTGCGCGCTCAAGGCCTACCGCCGCCCCATCATCGACCGCATCCGCCTGTATGGCGAGCTGCACCGGTTCATCCCCTCGCTGGCCAAAGAAGCCGGCGCGCGCATCACCGAGGTGCCGGTGCGCCACCACGCCCGCACCCGGGGCGTTTCCAAATACGGCATCGACCGCACCTTCCGCGTGATCCTAGACCTGATGCTGATCGTGTTCTTCATGCGCTATCGCCACAGGCCGCTGCACGCCTTTGGCGGCATGGGCCTGTGGCTGGCCACGCCGGGCCTGCTGATGCTGGCCTGGCTCGCGGGGCTCAAGCTGCTGGGGCACGATGTGGGCGGGCGGCCGCTGCTGATCACGGGCGTGATGCTGCTGCTGATGGGGCTGCAGCTCATCGTGGCCGGTCTGGTGGGCGAGATGCTGATCCGCATCTACCACGAAGGCCGGGGGCAGCCCCAGTTTTACGCGCACGAGCACGACCCACTGGCCGACACAGCCCCTGCAGCCGGCCCACCTGACGCCCCGCTGGCATGA
- a CDS encoding glycosyltransferase family 39 protein, with product MSFAPPPRWSPWMHPLAWCLLWMLAHVASRVAVSPALELDEAEQALWSQTLAWGYGSQPPLYTWLQAGWFALLGPSVLALSSLKFMLLGLTLVLVWRTALPLMPERAALWAAASLLLIPAMGWESLRDLTHSVLLTCLVAATWWALLRQLRQPRPAGFALLGLLLGLGMLSKYSFALFAAVLGGALLSLPAGRALLRERGAWWLPVLALLVVLPHGLWLLEHWQAASAPTMGKLQSVGDQHPVVRGVLSLAKAVLANLLLFALLALVAFRSGWWRPTPPPAVAEPSPGPGLSDSVLPLFGRYVLLLALALAALVVVGGVTHIKGRWLYPLLCTVPLMAFAWRPGLAGHRGGRLFGGMLLGMAVLVWLALSLRVWANGQRGAPDELNEPVAALAGALRAAGYDGRSPIVAGDAVLAGQLRLQFVQAPVSVCKVPAPQATPPTEPPAGACAVEVLRGGANQRWLQVARGAPQPPSGWWHTPALPTTAVTLELPYLHAKAGQPPMRYQFLWHPALAAPPAASPRSPNPLPSP from the coding sequence GTGTCTTTTGCTCCGCCGCCCCGTTGGTCCCCCTGGATGCACCCGCTTGCGTGGTGCCTGCTCTGGATGCTCGCCCATGTGGCGTCGCGCGTGGCGGTGTCGCCAGCGCTGGAACTGGATGAGGCCGAACAGGCGCTGTGGAGCCAGACGCTCGCCTGGGGTTATGGCAGCCAGCCGCCGCTGTACACGTGGCTGCAAGCGGGGTGGTTTGCCCTGCTGGGGCCGAGCGTGCTGGCCCTGTCGAGCCTGAAATTCATGCTGCTGGGCCTGACGCTGGTGCTGGTGTGGCGCACGGCCCTGCCCCTGATGCCCGAGCGCGCAGCGCTGTGGGCGGCGGCAAGCCTGCTGCTGATCCCCGCCATGGGGTGGGAATCGCTGCGCGATCTGACGCACTCGGTGCTGCTCACCTGTCTGGTCGCCGCCACCTGGTGGGCGCTGTTGCGCCAGCTGCGCCAGCCCCGCCCGGCGGGGTTCGCGCTGCTGGGGTTGCTGCTGGGGCTGGGCATGCTGTCCAAATACAGTTTCGCGCTGTTTGCCGCGGTGCTGGGCGGCGCACTGTTGTCGCTGCCGGCAGGCCGGGCACTGCTGCGCGAGCGTGGGGCCTGGTGGCTGCCGGTGTTGGCACTGCTCGTTGTGCTGCCGCATGGCCTGTGGCTGCTGGAGCACTGGCAGGCCGCCAGTGCCCCCACCATGGGCAAGCTGCAGTCCGTTGGCGACCAGCACCCGGTGGTGCGCGGCGTGCTGAGCCTGGCCAAGGCGGTGCTGGCCAACCTGCTGCTTTTTGCCCTGTTGGCGCTGGTGGCGTTTCGCAGCGGCTGGTGGCGGCCCACGCCCCCGCCAGCGGTGGCGGAGCCCAGCCCGGGTCCAGGTCTTTCCGACAGTGTCTTGCCCCTGTTTGGCCGCTATGTGCTGCTGCTGGCGCTGGCGCTCGCGGCGCTGGTCGTTGTGGGCGGTGTCACGCACATCAAGGGCCGCTGGCTCTACCCGCTGCTGTGTACGGTGCCGCTGATGGCGTTTGCTTGGCGGCCCGGGCTGGCAGGGCATCGGGGCGGCAGGCTGTTTGGCGGGATGCTGCTGGGCATGGCGGTGCTGGTGTGGCTGGCGCTGAGCCTGCGGGTCTGGGCCAATGGCCAGCGGGGCGCACCCGACGAGCTGAACGAGCCCGTCGCCGCGCTGGCTGGCGCCCTGCGCGCAGCCGGTTATGACGGCCGCAGCCCGATTGTGGCGGGCGATGCCGTGCTGGCCGGGCAGCTGCGGCTGCAGTTTGTGCAGGCGCCGGTATCCGTGTGCAAGGTGCCCGCCCCGCAGGCCACGCCCCCAACGGAGCCGCCCGCAGGCGCATGCGCAGTGGAGGTGTTGCGCGGCGGAGCAAACCAGCGATGGCTGCAGGTGGCGCGCGGCGCTCCACAGCCGCCGTCCGGTTGGTGGCACACGCCCGCGTTGCCCACAACGGCGGTCACGCTGGAGCTGCCCTACCTGCACGCGAAAGCGGGCCAGCCTCCCATGCGCTACCAGTTTCTCTGGCATCCAGCCCTGGCAGCGCCCCCTGCTGCCTCACCACGATCCCCCAACCCATTGCCTTCGCCATGA
- a CDS encoding NAD-dependent epimerase codes for MNTVLVTGAAGFIGMHACARLLARGDTVVGIDNLNAYYDPALKEARLARLLPHPNFRFERLDIADRQALPELFARVRPARVLHLAAQAGVRYSIDQPHAYVDANLAGFVNLLEACRAWPVQHLVYASSSSVYGGNTRLPFSEADAVDHPISLYAATKKSNELMAHTYSHLFQLPTTGLRFFTVYGPWGRPDMALFKFTQAILAGETIDVYGQGQLVRDFTYIDDIVEGVLRVLDKPATPDPAFNPQAPHPGRGQAPYRVFNIGNNQPTVLMDYIAAIEAALGVQASKRLLPVQPGDMTATAADTRALAEWVGFAPNTQVSNGVARFVQWFKEFYAA; via the coding sequence ATGAACACTGTGCTTGTCACTGGCGCTGCCGGATTCATCGGAATGCACGCCTGCGCCCGCCTGCTGGCGCGCGGCGACACCGTGGTCGGCATCGACAACCTCAATGCCTACTATGACCCGGCGCTGAAAGAAGCGCGGCTGGCGCGCCTGTTGCCGCATCCGAACTTCCGCTTCGAGCGGCTGGACATCGCTGACCGCCAGGCGTTGCCCGAGCTGTTTGCGCGGGTGCGCCCCGCCCGCGTGCTGCATCTGGCGGCGCAGGCGGGGGTGCGCTATTCCATCGACCAGCCGCACGCCTACGTGGATGCCAACCTGGCGGGCTTTGTGAACCTGCTGGAGGCCTGCCGGGCCTGGCCGGTCCAGCACCTGGTGTATGCCAGCAGCTCCAGCGTGTATGGCGGCAACACCCGGCTTCCCTTCAGCGAGGCCGACGCGGTGGACCACCCCATCAGCCTGTATGCGGCCACCAAGAAGTCCAACGAGCTGATGGCGCACACCTACAGCCACCTGTTCCAGCTGCCCACCACCGGGCTGCGGTTCTTCACGGTGTATGGCCCCTGGGGGCGGCCCGACATGGCGCTGTTCAAGTTCACCCAGGCCATCCTGGCGGGGGAGACCATTGACGTCTATGGCCAGGGCCAGCTGGTGCGCGATTTCACCTACATCGACGACATCGTCGAGGGCGTGCTGCGCGTGCTGGACAAGCCCGCCACGCCCGATCCGGCCTTCAATCCGCAGGCGCCACACCCCGGCCGCGGCCAGGCACCCTACCGGGTGTTCAACATCGGCAACAACCAGCCGACGGTGCTGATGGACTACATCGCCGCCATCGAGGCCGCGCTGGGCGTACAGGCCAGCAAGCGCCTGCTGCCCGTGCAGCCCGGCGACATGACCGCCACCGCCGCCGACACCCGTGCGCTGGCCGAGTGGGTGGGGTTTGCGCCCAACACCCAGGTCAGCAACGGGGTGGCCCGCTTTGTACAGTGGTTCAAGGAGTTTTACGCAGCATGA
- a CDS encoding UDP-glucose/GDP-mannose dehydrogenase family protein — protein MKVTVFGTGYVGLVQGAVLADVGHEVLCVDVDEAKVQALRAGRIPIYEPGLQPLVADNAALGRLRFTTDAAEGVRHAEVLFLAVGTPPGEDGSADLRHVLAVARTVAQHMDKPLCIVNKSTVPVGTADRVAATVREGLAARGLELEFDVVSNPEFLKEGAAVADCQRPDRIVIGTDSARAGRQLRELYAPFNRNRDKLLVMDVRSAELTKYAANAMLATKISFMNEMANLAEQLGADIEAVRQGIGSDPRIGYHFIYPGAGYGGSCFPKDVQALIHTAHSVGLRPVVLEAVEQRNAAQQRVLFERIRAHYEGQLQGKVIALWGLAFKPNTDDMRAAPSRTLMEALWAAGASVQAHDPVAMEEARRLYGERPDLRLCASPLQALEGADALAIVTEWKAFRVPDFARMAELLRDRAVFDGRNLYPPELPARYGLHYVSIGRPVPAAQGLPSGRR, from the coding sequence ATGAAAGTCACCGTATTTGGCACAGGCTATGTGGGCCTGGTGCAAGGGGCCGTGCTGGCCGATGTGGGCCATGAGGTGCTGTGCGTGGACGTGGACGAAGCCAAGGTGCAGGCACTGCGCGCCGGGCGCATTCCCATCTATGAACCCGGGCTTCAGCCCCTGGTGGCGGACAACGCCGCCCTGGGGCGCCTGCGCTTTACCACCGATGCCGCCGAGGGCGTGCGCCATGCCGAGGTGCTGTTCCTGGCTGTGGGCACGCCGCCGGGCGAGGATGGCAGCGCCGACCTGCGCCACGTGCTGGCGGTGGCGCGCACGGTGGCGCAGCACATGGACAAACCGCTGTGCATCGTCAACAAATCCACCGTGCCCGTGGGCACCGCCGACCGTGTGGCCGCCACCGTGCGTGAAGGTCTGGCAGCGCGGGGGCTGGAATTGGAGTTCGACGTCGTCTCCAACCCCGAATTCCTCAAGGAAGGCGCGGCCGTGGCCGACTGCCAGCGGCCCGACCGGATCGTGATAGGCACCGACAGTGCCCGTGCCGGGCGCCAGTTGCGCGAGCTCTACGCCCCGTTCAACCGCAACCGCGACAAGCTCCTGGTGATGGACGTGCGCAGCGCAGAGCTCACCAAATACGCTGCCAACGCCATGCTGGCGACCAAGATCAGCTTCATGAACGAGATGGCCAACCTGGCCGAACAGCTGGGCGCCGACATTGAAGCGGTGCGCCAGGGCATTGGCAGCGACCCGCGCATCGGCTACCACTTCATTTACCCGGGCGCTGGCTACGGCGGCAGCTGCTTTCCCAAAGATGTGCAGGCGCTGATCCACACGGCGCACAGCGTGGGCCTGCGCCCCGTGGTGCTGGAGGCTGTCGAGCAGCGCAACGCCGCGCAGCAGCGCGTGCTGTTCGAGCGCATCCGCGCCCACTACGAGGGGCAGCTGCAGGGCAAGGTGATTGCACTGTGGGGCCTGGCCTTCAAGCCCAATACCGACGATATGCGTGCAGCCCCCAGCCGCACCCTGATGGAAGCGCTGTGGGCCGCGGGCGCCAGCGTGCAGGCCCACGACCCGGTGGCCATGGAGGAGGCCCGTCGGCTGTACGGCGAGCGGCCCGACCTGCGCCTGTGCGCCAGCCCGCTGCAGGCGCTGGAGGGAGCGGATGCGCTGGCCATCGTCACCGAATGGAAAGCCTTTCGCGTGCCGGACTTTGCGCGCATGGCCGAGCTTCTGCGCGACCGTGCCGTGTTTGACGGGCGCAACCTCTACCCGCCTGAGCTGCCTGCGCGTTATGGGCTGCACTACGTGTCGATTGGTCGGCCGGTCCCTGCGGCGCAGGGCCTGCCCTCAGGGCGACGCTGA